The window tcccccccttctcctgtgtcccaggcgggccccagccccacccaagggGTCTGTCTGGCGGCCACTTGGGTTGGACAAATCCTGTCTTTCTTTCTCGCCAACATTCCCCCCAACGTTCATTCGTCCAGGTTCTCGTGAGGCTGCCGGAACTTCTCACTCGCCTTCGTCAGCTGCAACATTAGGGGACATTTGGAGGCTCTGGTATCACAGccgcccctggggtggggagatttggggggcagggggcatgaAGCTCTGGGGGTTTGTACAATAGAAATACTGGGAGGGGGAGGTCTAGGGAGAAAGGGGGGACAGAAAAGGGTCTGGGGGACCCcgctgcagagggaggagggggacagacaCTGGGGGTGCAGTAAGTGCCGTTATTCCAGTGCCAGGGCAGACgcagcctccccccacacaggGGACCAGGGGCTCTGAATAGGGATGCTGCGGGGAATGGGATTTTGTGGGATGCGGGGAGGGGCCCAGCTTAGGGCTGGGCGATGAGCCCTGGTGGCCCTGGGGGATTTAACTACCCAGCTGCGGGTTGGGAAAGTGCTAGGGCCTAACGCACCCTACCCAGTGAGGTCCTGGATGGACGGGGGACAACAGCAGGTGTCTGAGAAGGAGGCCATAACTGGGGGTGGCCAGTTTAGACTCGATGGGGACCCCCAGGCAGGAGCTGGCTACGAAGCGGCAGGTGGCAAGTGGGTGGGGTGACCGTGGCTGTGAAATGCCGGGTGCCCAGCCCCAAGGAAAGGGAGCGGGCAGAGCGGGCGGTGCTGGGAATCCGGCCGGGAAGGGGCTAGTTATTGAGTGCCCGGCCCCCCAGTGCTCTGGGCTCCCCGCAGATGCAGGTGGTGCCTTCCCCTTGCTGAGCCCTGCTTcgtccctgctccccactggcagccctgggcAGAACCAGCCTGGCTGGGCCACCGAGTGGGACTCCATCACCCTCCAGGTTCTGCTCCATAGGGAGTCCAATGTTCCCCGCCCAGGGGCGACTCCTCTAGCACGTACTGTAGGGGCTTGTGCTCACGGTGTGACAGGTTCAGTCAGAGAGACACCCTTTGGACTGCCACCTGACATGCTGGGATTACCTCTGAGCCATTTTCCACTGCCACCTtgagactccagaaccctgccttgttgagacagacacactagtctgctgcaaacacagacccaggtctggtccacacacCAAaacctgctcagcaggtcacctatctccagcacccagacacccagcgcccaatgggatccaaaccccaaataaacccattttactctgtataaagcttaaacagggtaaactcataaattatccgccctccataacactgatagagagatatgcacagctgtttgctcccccaggtattaatcacttactctgggttaattaataaacaaaagtgatattattaagtcttaaaagtaggatttaagtggtttcaagtaataacagtaagttaccaagcaaaataaaacaaaacacacaagtctaatcCTAatgcattaagaaactgaatacaggtaaatctcccccttagagatgttccaagaagcttctttcccagactagactccttcctagtctgagcccaatcctttccccggtacagcccttgttagttttagctcaggtggtaactaggcgATTCCTCAtgtctggcagccccctttgttctgttccacccccttttatagctttggctaAAGGCGGgactcctttgtctctctctgggttcccacccctccttctaaatggaaaagcaccaggcttAAAAtagattccagtatcaggtgacatggtcacatgtccctgtgagacctccttcttcattacccacaggctggcccCCAGGTCCacaagaaggcttgcaggtaaataaaccatctacagccaattgtcctagtcaatgggggccatcaagattctaaaccaccattaattgACTTCAGAGTTAACGTCATATTTcgagttttagatacaagaatgatacatgcatataaataggatgaccacactcagtagatcataagttttgtaatgataccttccaagagaccttttgcttaaagaatattccagttacattatagttacactcataagcatatttccataaacatatggagtgcagtgtcacaGATGGCACTGGGGGTTCAATCCAGGGGAGTTGCTGTCAGGTCGGGAGCTGTTTTGGGGTGAGGATTCTCTGAGGCAGGGgtatttgggggcaggggggtttcTGCTGGCATCTCAGTCCCCCGAGGGGAAGCGGCTCGTCCCCCGGGGAGATTCTCTTCCCTGCATGGCCGGATCCAGACTCCTGGGGGCACAGAGAGACAGCGGGTTAGAGGGACCCGTGTCACCATGGGCCCAAGTCCTGGGGGCAGCAAGGGGCTCAGAAGCAGGGGATCACCTCACCTAGGGCACCTCCCTCGAGCGGCTGTAATAGGCCTCAGCCAGGATCAGCCCCATGATGAGCAGGACCATGGCGCTCAGCGCCAGGCGGGCGATGTTGgcgtaggtgaaatcctggtgtcCCGGGGGGGCTGCTGCAGAGGGAAGGTGAGAGTCACTTGGCAGCTCAGATGGGGAGATCAGCAGCTAGCTCTGCCCCAGGAGTGGAGCCCCCAACACCTCATCCAGCaggtccagcccagcccccctctggGGGTCTCCCAGGTGCTGCGGCTCTGAGATCTCCCCAGGGCTGGACCCCTCAGGTGAGGCCAtgtcctgctgccccagggggcTGAGCCTCAGCTTCCCCAATGAAGGGGGCTCCCGGGTGGACCAACTGCCCCCGAGACACCCAGCACCCCAGGACCACGCCAGGGGATGGGGACAATCAGAGCCTCAGGGTCTTAGCCCCCCACAGCAGGGAACTACCCCACCTCCCTGTCCCCATAGGACCCCCTCTGTCCACCCCCACAggtgcctctgccccagcctgtctGCTGTGCAGTGAGCCCGTCCCTGGGGTATCTTGGCTACTGCCAAACACAGCCAGGCAGAGCATGCAGGGGGAGGCTGGAACATCACCCGCTGCCCCCCACACTCGggtgctgcccagggccctggggaccAGGGCGCAGCCAGAGGCAGCAGAACATCTATTGGGGGAGAGCCAGGGGGTCCCCTGAGAccccagtgtggggaggggaagcaagaaCCAAGGAAATTCTCGGTAATGCTCACTCCTATTGCCAGGGGGATGTCATGTGGCCCAATAATGGGGGGTTATTGCCAGAGGACTCTGGGCCCAATTTCACAGCCCAGTCCCCCAGATCCTGTCCCTCCCCTGGGATCCCCCAGCAAATTCTCGGCTGTGATCTGCAGAGCAGAAGGCACAGGAGGAGCTGTCCGGGGTTGCCCCTCCCCCTGATGTCTCAGTCCCACCCACCCCTGGGCACCACGACCTGTTTCCACAGTAATTGCCCCCCACCCCGGACCAGGACCCAACCTCCTCTATGGGTCCCAAGAACGGGAGCAACACGGGGGAACATCCCCCTGGGAAAAGTccccttctctgcagctccccctgggggaagggatcccccctccctctgccctgaaCCTCCTCCGGCTGGGGAACCCCCAAGTGACTCCATCCCGGCTGCACGCCTGGGtgtcccctctgctgggcccagggctcagggcagaccCTAGTTCTGAGCATCCCATCAGTGCGAAGACCGGAGGAATCTGGCCGGGTATGGGGCTGGGATCGGGGATgtggagccgggcccctcacCTGCTACCACCAGCTGCACGGGGTGGCTGGGCTGCGAGGAGACGAAGGGATCTGATCGGGGCTGGTAGCTGCAGCTGTAGTTCCCTCCGTGCTGCCGGCCCACGGTGGGGATGTGGAACTCGGCCCCGTccccagcagggtccatgtgtcGCGGCGGGTTCAGGTCTCCAGCCTTGTGCAGGAAGAACCTCATGTCCTGCCGTTGCCCCCGACACCGGATGGTGACGTCTGCCCCTGCGGCAGTGACCCCAGTGGGGCTCAGAGAGATGGAGGGTCTGGGTAAGCTGGGATCTGCGCACAGGAGACAGGCTGTGAGAACAAGACCCGGGCACCCACCCAGCCCCGGACTCACTGGCAGTCCCCAGTCACGGGCAGATCCAGGGCCCCGGGCAGAGATTCTCTCCCAGATCCCAGAGTCCCCCCACCCAGAATCCCGGCCCTgcgagctgggctcccggccccACAGATACCGAGCCACGGCTCCCTACGGCTTGGGATCCTCCTATGCCCGTTTGTGGCCCCTGCCTCGTTCACTGCATCTGGCCTGCCCTGGACACCCAGCTATTCACGGGCTTGTCTCCAGGGCCCAGCACGACAGGGCCTGAGCCCCACACAGAAAGGGAGTCACCCTGCCAGccccccaggaggcagggaggcatCATTATCCCCTTTCtacacaaggggaaactgaggtacagacagATTCACTTTGTTAGTGagctcccaggggcagggactgtttcttcaTTCTGTGTTtatgcagtgcctggcacaaaggggccctgaacATGGCAGGGACCCTACATGCTCCCCCAACACAAGGGATCCAGCGCTATTGAGGCCAGCATTTGCAGAGGTCTCCACTAACTGTGGGCATCTCGGTTTCTGGCACTTGGCCTGAGGTCCCCCAAGATTGAGGCCCTTTTgaaggacacttttgaaaatcatgacaTGCTCCCATCACAAAGAGTCTGTGACCGCAccaggagctgggccagatctcctgggtcccagcccagcactGTGTCCACCAAgccaccacttcccctgcagcccctgcctcattcagctcCGGCCGGGGCACTGcctggggcggggcctggagaaCAGAGCGGAGGGGATCACAGGATTAAATAGCGACTCACGGCTCCTACCCACAAGGGGCAGTGTTAAAGTCACCTTCCTGACCCGAGTCTCCAGGGGCTGCTgcttcatggggggagggatagctcagtggtttgagcattagcctgctaaacccaaggttatgagttcaatccttgagggggccattttggaatctggggcaaaaattggggatttggtcctgctttcagcagggggttggactagacctcctgagatcccttccaaccctgatattctatgattctatgacgggCATCCcgtcagggctcagggcagagcctggctctgagcaACCCATTAGCACCGAGCCCCTGTGAgggtctggctggggctgggaatggggatgcCGAGCCGGGCTCCTCACCTCTCACCACCAGCTCCACGGGGTCGCTGGGGGACGATGCGGCGGACGGCTTTGATCTGTTCTGATAGGAGCAGTTGTAGCTCCCCCTGTCATCCCAGCTCACGTTGCTGATGGAAAACACAGCCTCCAACCCTTTCGGATCCACAGCTGGGAAATGGCGTCCCTCTTTATTCAGCAGGAACCGCACGCCCTGGCGCTGCCCCCGACACCACACGGACACGGCTCCCCCCAGGGAGACCCCCCCGCTGGGGCTCAGGGAGATGCTGGGTTTGGggtagctgggctctgcagggggaagCAGACAGGCCGTGAGACCCAGACCCCGTCCCTCAGTCCTGGGGCCCATCCTCACCACGCAGCCTCAGTGGTGGGTCAGACCTGGCAGGCCTGGGGACGGGCTCCTGGATGCCTTTCCACAGGGGCCCAGAGTTTCCTCTGAGCCCTGGGCTAACAACATGAGACACGGAGcaaccccagcccctgggggcccAAAGCTCTGCTCCCTAGCAGGAGACAGGCCAGgcctgtgtcacggagtccccaggccaTGCTCTGGAtttgctccccatgaagccagacaggactctggggaagtctcctttctgtgagcagcctgtctgcaggacacacagctcacacagcttccaccttcctgggcctgacctcggagcattcagcatcctctgcacctctgtgcgcttcccacagcgagtccgcccaggcggggtcctggggaagctagagggtcctgcaccccagcttcgcagtcagacgtgactctcagccagccagtaaaacagaggtttattagacgacaggaacatggtctaaaacagagcttgcaggtgcagagaacgggacctctcagctgggtccattttggggggcagtgagccagaaaaccacgtctgcccttcactccatgtcccggccaaccccaaactgaaactccctccagcccctcctcctctgggctttgtccctttcccggtccaggagggcacctgattcctttgttctccagccctttagctctcaccttgcaggggggaagggcccaggccatcagttgccaggaaacagggtgtcggccattctctgtgtccagacccctgcactgagttgccctctagggctctgcaatgatcacacacccttaccccaacacctagatacttaagaactgcataggggaaactgaggcacccccacaccattcagaggaaccattaagaacagacccacttcgtcacatctctccccccttcgagatcgaactgagtggGATCACTTTAGCCgatgacctggggaagttcaaaaccaccaacgttcccatggatgccccaacatctctcccattccttggtaggagttacaccagacccttccagtttcacgccctcccttaggtcgggggtggtcgatagcactcgcaggccgcatgtgggaaggtttatgcggcccgtgccctttgccaccccaaaacccccgggggtcaaactgggattgggtcttctccccaacaagctggccaaacacagccatttggttagaggactgtttaactttcttaacagctttcacttcatctgagaccttctcaaagctatacacactggatccttcaacaggaaagtcagtggatccattcacaacagaaaattgaTGGccgttaggaactgaaactttctggattaaatcactttcacacccttcagttgcagtaaactgcttgcaaagactccatgaggattcctttcccgaggggcttttctatgcaacaattcacccctcatagaaattctgctcttaccctctttacctagggcttgctctagagggacaggtttcagagtaacagccgtgttagtctgtattcgcaaaaagaaaaggagtacttgtggcaccttagagactaaccaatttatttgagcatgagctttcgtgagctacagctcacttcatcagatgcataccgtggaaactgcagcagactttatatatacacagagaatatgaaacaatacctcctcccaccccactgtcctgctggtaatagcttatctaaagtaatcatcaggttaggccatttccagcactttcctgagcaacaacagactctttctgggtctccttacatccagaattatcTCTGGCCCATccagcggattcctacacaatcccctttcaggcaaacttacagacttcctagataacaggtcagaagcattctccttccctttgccacacacaagttcaggaatcttttccttcttgctacaggtttccgcaccctcagtaggtaacacaatcacatcaccttcatgctctccttgtgccccggctaggatctcaccctgattagacagagttgctacaccctttcccaacaacacactagcaacaggcaaaatacaagcaccagaattgtctggcctctgggattttgcatagacactaactgaatgcgacctagttacagggccattctcccgagcagacacaaacttaggacccttcccttcctgggctttagctgaatccagaaccaactctgagacaactgcacgaccctcaaccatcacaggctgaaaggccccttctgtctgctctaCAGACAAAGAGCCGGAGTcacattctcctttcccagacacacagcttgggatctctttccccttgtcccagcacacaaggctggtcacagacaactgcttggagatcagggtagctccctccgtaggcaagtcaatacccctgacagacacaggcacgtttccttcactgtcccaattctccacacaggtaataggtaaggtccagggacactcatcttccactctcctctccttcccgccctgctgactagacacagccatcagctcacaaggctgcctaggctcatcaaaactttccttaccaagcaccttgccactccccacagatcccctgccctgcctgtgtctccccccactcagctggggtctcagctcccactgtgctcagcgctgcccttgctgtcccagtgggggtaggcagcgaactcactgctttcctcactgcatcagagccagcctgagcaCCCCCCCACCGCCCTGCTCCGGCGagcaaggggggcggggagcatctctctgtcccacccagccccagaggTCTGGTGTGTtgatgtgacacagcagggaggggggagtgttgacctgggaatgtgccctggggatgggagacctgagagcctgtcacctgagccaggagggggagggggaggtgacacctctccccaggaatgtggacagaggctgcaggagggagcctgctggggggtttagttttcagttctgtgctgggtggaggaacgcagggaaccccagggctggaggaacGCAGGTAACCCCAGGGCTGgcgtctaagctccctgctcccccagaaggacttgactgaggggtcctgggtgtacccacaagctctgttttggactgtgttcctgttgtctaataaaccttctgtttttctgcctgcctgagagtctcagtgaatcccaggaagaggggtgcagggcctggactcccccacactccgtgacaattggtggcagaggtgggatctactgcaccccgtgaaaggcgcttcctgcagtaagtgactggggagcagtaaaacgaagggggattgacggggaccaggtgtgctgaacattcagagagagacagtttcaggggatggttaacccctgggagtgtgtgaccagagagaaggacttttgcagtaacagggtcccccgggggattgcagtgagcggtcccaggggcggaggagtctgcagcgcgaccctggcaaagaggtggtgacctcaagaaggactggcacacgaggggttttTCCTGGATACCatggaaagctgcccggcctgcgagtggccagcagggagatgtacgctaaacaccttaagagcgacctggtggagctgtgcaggcagagggggctgcgcactggcaggtccaccaaggaacagctgattgcccagttggaggacagggatcgcttggatgacccgatccctgtcccggAGGGAAGCTGCCCGGCGGATGCAGCATGGGCcttggggcctgaccgggctgggaggggtcagactgctgccgaggacatcctgagacccttcctacctatgcctgggggaggggttgggggaagcccggCGAATACTGAGGGCACCCtcaccccggcagccagcaggggatcctcctggcggagctccccatccctggagcggatacggctggaatgggagagggagataaaAATGAGGGAggtggaggatcatgaaaaacaatgtCAACataagcaggaggagaaggagtggGAACCTCAGCAGAAGGAGCGGGAGCACCAGGAGAAGGAGCGGGAGTGTCAGGAGAAGGGGAGGCAACGtaggcatgagcaggaggagaaggagaaacaaagacagcatgaactggagctggccaggctgaggagcagtggggccccagctgcggtgagtgcggggggacccaagactgcaaggagctttgataagtgcttcctggcccagcggaaggagggggaggacatagatagcttcctgacggcctttgagaatgcctgcgagatgcacagggttgaccctgcagacaggctccagttcctcacccccttactggaccccaaagccgtggaggtgtacagccgaatgacaggggcggaggcaggggactatgaactgttcaaacaggccctgctccgtgagtttgggctgacccccgagatgtaccggagaaggttccggaatCAACGtgaaacgcctgaggtcacctacctacaactggtcaaccggatgcagggatatgcccgcaagtggacagctggggcacAAGCTAGAGAGGACCTGCTTggcctaatcgtactggagcaactgtatgaacagtgcccttccgacctgaggctgtggttggtggacaaaaagctagagaacccccagcacgcagggcagctggccgacgagtttgtgaacagtcggtcggGGGTAGctgggaggagtcccaaaagaacaggccccccacaatgcagagagagagtcaccagggggcctcccagcggggaaatagggagaaccccctccaaaggggaatgcctggcgtcgggcccctccgacctgctcgaggggaccaacgtgacctgagctgctatcactgtggccagagaggccacgtatggacccagtgccccaggctcagggacaaactgagcagacccaacctacccagggttaactgggtagggacccagctggatgaGGGGCAGACGGctcaggcaaggggggctgccagtttaccacctgctcaggagggaagagtaccccaggccagctccgccagagggctggatgctctggactcagggtgctcagtttacagggtgggcgcggagCTGTCCCTCCGGAGCGAGTGCCTTgtacccctggaggtggatgggaggaaggtcaatggatactgggatacgggcacGGAGGTGATGCTGGCctggcccgaggtggtggccccagatcgggtggtgcccaacacctacctgaccctgacgggggtgggcaggagcccatttaagtgcccgtggcaagggtacacctgaaatggggggtcaaggagggccccaaggatgtgggagtacaccaccatttgcccactgaggttttgatggggggagacctagaggactggccaagcaagcctcAGACCGCCCtcgttgtgacccgtagccagagccggcgaggggcactgcaccctgaccttggggagggtaccacaccggaggcgcaggacactaccctggtggggagggagggctgaggggcacggctcagagaggctgaggcccCAGACCCGGCCAATGAGGGGGatccgggccccatcccttccccagccactgagttccaggccgagttgaggaaagatccctccttgcggaagctcagggacctggccgacctcagtgtgggacggaccatgaggagaggctgccaggagaggttcctgtgggagaaggggttcctgcaCCGAGAATGGCCTCCCAAaggggaagtagagtcctgtgggatcaggaggcagctggtggtcccccagaagtatcgccgcaagctactgtacctggcccatgacatccccctctcagggcaccagAGAATctggcgcacccggcagaggttgctacagaacttttactggcccggggtctttaccacggtccggcagtattgccgatcctgtgacccctgtcagagggtgagGAAGGCCCTGGACAAGACGAAAGCaactttgagacctttgcccatcatagaggagcctttccagaaggtggccatggacatcgtggggcctttcagcaagacgacccggttggggaagaaatacattccggtggtggtagatttcgccacccgctaccccgaggcagtgcccttagcttccattgaagcagacaccgtggcagttgtgctcctgaccattttcagcctagtggggttccccaagcaagtcttgacagaccaagggtccaacttcatgtcggccatgctccggtgcttgtgggagaaatgtggggtccggcacgactgggcctcagcttatcacccccagttcaatgggctggtggagaggttcaatgggacactaaagatgatgctgaaaacctttatgaaccagcacccgcaggattgggacaagtatttacctcacctgctgttcaagtacagggaggtgccccaggagtctaccggattttcgcctttcgaactgttatatggaaggagggtg is drawn from Eretmochelys imbricata isolate rEreImb1 chromosome 23, rEreImb1.hap1, whole genome shotgun sequence and contains these coding sequences:
- the LOC144279042 gene encoding T-cell-interacting, activating receptor on myeloid cells protein 1-like isoform X1, which encodes MASALTVILLSCWLAGHSGAWGEPSYPKPSISLSPSGGVSLGGAVSVWCRGQRQGVRFLLNKEGRHFPAVDPKGLEAVFSISNVSWDDRGSYNCSYQNRSKPSAASSPSDPVELVVRDPSLPRPSISLSPTGVTAAGADVTIRCRGQRQDMRFFLHKAGDLNPPRHMDPAGDGAEFHIPTVGRQHGGNYSCSYQPRSDPFVSSQPSHPVQLVVAAAPPGHQDFTYANIARLALSAMVLLIMGLILAEAYYSRSREVP
- the LOC144279042 gene encoding osteoclast-associated immunoglobulin-like receptor isoform X2, with amino-acid sequence MASALTVILLKPSYPKPSISLSPSGGVSLGGAVSVWCRGQRQGVRFLLNKEGRHFPAVDPKGLEAVFSISNVSWDDRGSYNCSYQNRSKPSAASSPSDPVELVVRDPSLPRPSISLSPTGVTAAGADVTIRCRGQRQDMRFFLHKAGDLNPPRHMDPAGDGAEFHIPTVGRQHGGNYSCSYQPRSDPFVSSQPSHPVQLVVAAAPPGHQDFTYANIARLALSAMVLLIMGLILAEAYYSRSREVP